CATTTCTTCAAGTGGCACCAAGTGCTTGTAGGGAACAACATCGCCGGGAACCTCCTCTGGCCGGCGATCAGCAAGGCTCATCACCCGGTGCAGAACACCGACCGTTAGCTTCCGACCGCATACCGGACAGATGTCCGAGTTTGACATTGACTGCTCGGGGGCGAGGCACACGTTGCACGAACGGTGGCCATCGTAGTGATACTTGCCTTCTTCCGGAAAGAACTCAATGGTGAACAAGAACCGATCTCGGTCCTTTGTGCGCAGGACGTTCCGAAGTTCCGGGTAGGCAAGTTCGCAGTCGAACACGTTCGCCTCACGCCCGAGCCGCGAAGGTGAATGGGCGTCTGAGTTCGAGATTATTGTTTTAGTATCCAGACTCGAGAGCAGCCAGTTCATCGGCGGGTCTGAGGACAGGCCGGTCTCGACCGCAAATACTCGGTTCGACAGTTCCCCAAAACACTCCTCGAATGAGTCGAAGCCCGAGTTCGAGCCGTAGAGCGAAAACCACGGCGTCCAGATGTGTGCTGGCACGAGGAAAGCCTGCTCGTCGATGTCGAGCACTCGGGCAAGCATCTCCTGGCTGGAGATGGACAATGTTGGTCTACCATCGGATTCCAGTTTGCCGTATCGGCTGAGCATGGTACTTACCCTTGCAGCGGTTTCCAGACTTGGT
This portion of the candidate division WOR-3 bacterium genome encodes:
- a CDS encoding endonuclease Q family protein → MKFIADLHIHSRFSRATSRDMDIPAIARAAKKKGIKLVATGDFTHPAYMQSLKQHLEPATEGLYCHGDTYFIVNVEVNNIYSAHGRLRRIHNIIFVPSLETAARVSTMLSRYGKLESDGRPTLSISSQEMLARVLDIDEQAFLVPAHIWTPWFSLYGSNSGFDSFEECFGELSNRVFAVETGLSSDPPMNWLLSSLDTKTIISNSDAHSPSRLGREANVFDCELAYPELRNVLRTKDRDRFLFTIEFFPEEGKYHYDGHRSCNVCLAPEQSMSNSDICPVCGRKLTVGVLHRVMSLADRRPEEVPGDVVPYKHLVPLEEMIAEALGQGRDTAAVGNTYDEMIAVLGPEFEILLDVPIDAIRQAAGERIALGIERMRKGEVMKQPGYDGVFGVISVIPGSTRPSEDEPGASAAPGDQLDLF